In Gemmatimonadota bacterium, the DNA window TCGCGTTGAACAATCGCTGTTGCGCGGTGCACATTCTCGATTGCTATTTATCGCGACCTTAATTGGCATTGTCGCCGTTGGTGGGGGGTTGCTGGTGCAAGAAACGGACGCGCCTTTTGATGATCGCGAATCAGCTATCTGGTGGGCATTTTTGCGTTTGACCGATCCGGGTTATTTGGGAGATGACGAAGGGCTTGCCCGCCGCGTGATTTCAACGGTGGTGACAGTGCTTGGATACGTGCTTTTTATGGGGTCGTTGATCGCGATTATGACGCAGTGGCTCAATCAGACGATTCGCGATTTTGAGCGCGGGCTTACGCCTATTGTGCGTCGCAATCACATTTTGATTTTGGGATGGACCAATCGCACGTCTGAAATTGTCAGCGAGTTGATGCGCGCTGAAGGTCGCGTGCGCCGGTTTTTGCAACTACTCGGTGCGCGGGGGTTACATGTGGTGATTCTTTCCGAAGACGTGAGTTTGGAGCGCACAATGGAATTGCGGAGAGCACTGGGTTCTTTGTGGAATCCTAAGAAGATTACATTTCGGTCGGGGATACCCCTGCGGATAGAACATTTGGAGCGCGTGGATTTTCAAAATGCGGGTGCCATTATTTTGCCCGGTGCTGATTTTGCTTATGGCAGCGCGGATGAATCGGATACGCGTATCATAAAAACACTGTTGTCGATATCGAATCAGCGGGAAAAAGAAGATGGGATAGAAGTTCTTCCCCTGCTGGTGACAGAAATTTTTGATTCCGACAAAGTGGTTATGGCTAAAAGGGCCTATAGAGGCATTCTAGAGATTTTGGCGAGTGATCTTTTTATTACGCGATGTATGGCGCAAAATGTGCGTCATCCGGGATTGTCACAGGTGTTCCACGATATCTTGTCGCACGGGGTTGGCAATGAGGTCTATGTGCGGATGTGCGAGGAGTTTACAGGTTTTCGTTTTGGCGCTCTTTCAGGTGCGTATCCCAAAGCGATTTTGCTGGGCGTGGTGCGTCCTCAAGGTGAGACATTTTGCCCCTTGCTCAATCCGCCCGAGGATCTGATTGTGGAATCAGAAGACCGTCTGGTCTTTTTGGCGCAGGAGTACGAGGATTGTGAACCTCTGAGAAATTATCAGATAAAACGCGTATCGCGTAAATTTCAAGAGGTGCCCCATGTGAGGGAAAAAGACAAACGACGCATCTTAATTTTGGGATGGAATCACAAAGCTGCGGTTTTGCTTAAAGAATTCGGCAGGCAAATGCGCGAACAATTTGAGATCGCGGTTTTGTCTCTTATACCCTCGGCACAAAGAGAAGCTGAAGTGGCGCAAAAAGGTATTGACCCGCGCCGCGTGGTTGTTACCCATCGCGAAGGCGATCCCACTTCTCTATCAGATTTAAGAGAAATGGAGCCTGGTGGGTATGACAATGTGGTGATTCTGGGCAGTGACTGGGTAGAGACACAGGAAGAGTCGGATGCGCGGACGATTGTGGGACATCTGGTGCTGAGGAATGTGCTGGATGAGGGCACGCATAAACCAGAAATTCTGGTCGATTTGATGGATTCCGAAAATGTGGTGTTGTTTGAAGATTGCGATACCGAGGTTCTGGTTACGCCCATGATCGCAAGCCATGTGCTGGCACAGGTTGCGTTGCGTCGGGAGATCAATGTTGTTTATGAAGAGTTGTTTGCCGCTGGTGGTGCAGAGATTTTCTTTCGCCGGGTTTCAGATTACGGCATAGCAGGTAAAAATGTGAATTTTGGAGAGCTAAAAGAGATGTCGGCATGTCGGGGTGAAATCGCGCTGGGTATTCGCCAAAACGGCGGGGTTGTACTCAATCCGACACATGATGAGCTATATATTCTAAGTGAATCGGATGATCTTATTGTATTGATTCGGGAGGATCAGGCATGAAGACCTGGGACGAGTTACGCGCGGTATTTGAGAAACAACTCGTATCTTTTGGCGAGGTGGAAGTAACGCCTGCTATTTTGCTGACGTCTGTGCTGATTGTCCTCGTTGCATATGGGATCTCGCGGTTGTTGCAGCGCATGTTGCGACGCAATGTGTTTGAACAGGTACATCTGAATAAAGGTTCGCAGTCTGCTATCTGTCGTCTATTGCACATTATCATCATGTGCATCGGCGCATTTATCGCCATACAACATACCGGAATTGATTTGACGGCATTGGCTGCGGTCAGTGCTGTTTTGTTGGTGGGGATTGGTCTGGGGTTGCAAAATATTACCCACAATTTTATCAGCGGACTCATTATGTTGTTTGAGCGCCCCGTGCAGGAGGGAGATTTTGTCGAGGTGGGCGGCGTACAAGGCACTGTACAGGCAGTTAATGCATATAGCACAAAGGTCGAAACCCTGGACAGGGTGACGATTATTGTGCCCAATTCACATTTTTTATCTGACAATGTCACAAACTGGAGCTTTCAAGAG includes these proteins:
- a CDS encoding ion channel DMI1, which gives rise to MKNFFFKLRSRTTDPFARVKNYLKFRVEQSLLRGAHSRLLFIATLIGIVAVGGGLLVQETDAPFDDRESAIWWAFLRLTDPGYLGDDEGLARRVISTVVTVLGYVLFMGSLIAIMTQWLNQTIRDFERGLTPIVRRNHILILGWTNRTSEIVSELMRAEGRVRRFLQLLGARGLHVVILSEDVSLERTMELRRALGSLWNPKKITFRSGIPLRIEHLERVDFQNAGAIILPGADFAYGSADESDTRIIKTLLSISNQREKEDGIEVLPLLVTEIFDSDKVVMAKRAYRGILEILASDLFITRCMAQNVRHPGLSQVFHDILSHGVGNEVYVRMCEEFTGFRFGALSGAYPKAILLGVVRPQGETFCPLLNPPEDLIVESEDRLVFLAQEYEDCEPLRNYQIKRVSRKFQEVPHVREKDKRRILILGWNHKAAVLLKEFGRQMREQFEIAVLSLIPSAQREAEVAQKGIDPRRVVVTHREGDPTSLSDLREMEPGGYDNVVILGSDWVETQEESDARTIVGHLVLRNVLDEGTHKPEILVDLMDSENVVLFEDCDTEVLVTPMIASHVLAQVALRREINVVYEELFAAGGAEIFFRRVSDYGIAGKNVNFGELKEMSACRGEIALGIRQNGGVVLNPTHDELYILSESDDLIVLIREDQA
- a CDS encoding mechanosensitive ion channel, with the protein product MKTWDELRAVFEKQLVSFGEVEVTPAILLTSVLIVLVAYGISRLLQRMLRRNVFEQVHLNKGSQSAICRLLHIIIMCIGAFIAIQHTGIDLTALAAVSAVLLVGIGLGLQNITHNFISGLIMLFERPVQEGDFVEVGGVQGTVQAVNAYSTKVETLDRVTIIVPNSHFLSDNVTNWSFQESKVRIHVSVGVSYGSDVELVAETLLEVGRAHPEVLSDPEPQIQFLTFGDSSLNFDLLVWIVDPTRQYFVISDLNFAIVQVFRERDIAIPFPQRDLHVRSAVPMSVATQSDGNEKKE